A region of the Arachis hypogaea cultivar Tifrunner chromosome 15, arahy.Tifrunner.gnm2.J5K5, whole genome shotgun sequence genome:
tCAAGAgtagagagattgaatcaccaagggattggggttcaatcactcatgattgccaagagatcaatgagttgcatgattgaagatgagatgaaagcAATTGATCCGAAAAATTCAATATCTCTTTATCCCAatgcttattttatctttcttttttatatttactttatggtcatttactttccagcactttactttcttgtactttacatttatgccatttactttcttgcactttattactttcctttactttcatgcaatttacattccctgTTGCTCATCACTCAATTatgattgtctaactagaataatcaattaactattgattgcttaatcctttaatcctcgtgggatcgacctcactcttgtgtgttttattacttgatacgacccaatGCACTCGCCGGTAGTTATTACGGGGAAGATTAAATTTTTCCGTCAATATTGATCCATATACTTCACGTATTTGGATCGTGACAACTGTCTCTAACACTCCTCCTTCTATCCAGATCACTTCTCAATCATAGTCCTTAGTGCCTTACTCTTAGCCATGAGACAGTCATCAACATCGCCTTCTTCCATTCCTTCATCCACTTTCCTGATATCCACTTCAATCTTTCTCAATCTGGTGATCTACTAAGCCAAACTTTTCTCAATTTCAAGTTCACAAAGATTTCCTCAAAACCTCCAACTTCTATAACAAGTTCATCCTATTTGCCTTATTCCGCTCCAACTATAAAGTGTCAAAAAAATTTCATGTGTGAGCCATGCATCTAAGGTTCTGAACAATTTTGGGCCACAATTCACCATTCCAGAGCCAACAAAAAGAGGACAGTGATTAAATAGAGCTCTTAAAAGTTCTATATCAAATGCAAGACCTCAATGCTGCATTTGTTTCTCAGGAATGAGACTGAGATGAAATTGAGTATTGTGTTTAGTAATAAGAtattgaaactaaaattttagtcttgAGATACAAAATTTCAATCCTTTCGATACCTCCAGAAAGTGAGAATACAAAAGACTCAAAATTTTAGGCACAGAGCTAAAATTTTTATGacatttcttttgaaaaatactcTCATTTAACTTTGCAAATTCCAAATCTACCTCTCAAtttctatatttatcttaaactaaataTGATTTTGAGATATAACTCAGTGCAATACAGTTTACACCAAACATAATACATAGACTTaatttagtctctgtctctcaaacTCAGTCTCCCTTCCAAACGCAACCTAAAAGCCTCTTGCCATTCACCTTTAATGAAGACCTTATCAATTCTGTTGCAAGAAATTCCTCCAATTCATGTAAACTTTCTTTTCCTGAGCTCCAACTCAATAAGCATCATATTCTCAATCCAGCGTCTGAAATCATTACTACTTTGTGATAAAGATTTACAACCCATCCTTTCCTTAGTAGATAGTATCTCGTTAAAATCACCACCCCACAAAAATGAACCTgccatttctttttcaatttagttAATTCAATCCATAATTTCATCATCTCTTCCTTCACATGAGCTTTATATACCACACAAATAATCCTTTCTAAGttttcttcattttattttttcataacaaaatatgtggataaaatatgaattatcacattaaagtaattttaaaaaataaaagcaacAATAAAaactttctaataataatattctTAACAATTCTTCTAGGAAGCAGATTTGTTACTTATATTTTATAACTTAATATAGTTTTAAAATgactctattattattttttatttttattattatctcaaTATTTTTAGTTACAATAAAATTCTTGAGGACAAAACAAATAgagctaaataataataataggatcatttaaaaatatattaaattaaaaatataaataaataattatcttaAAAAGTTAATAATTGATTTGTATCTTCTGGTTAATCTAACACatataatgtatttttttaaaataattaagtgTGGGAATATGTGACTCCCAAACTAACAACGCATCGGCAAATCTGCTCCCTAAAAAGATTGTTAAacatattattattagaaagtttttatcattattttaattttttcaaaggtttaattattctattagttcttataatttaaccaaaattttaaattaggattttatacttttttctttcaattagattcttatactacttttaattttataattagatcctTCGTAGtgcaaaaaatattagaattaactgaATAATTCTTCACAAATTAAaggtatttttaattaaaaatataactagATCTTTAACCGCATGTATATTGAgagaaatattctgttaattttaacacttttgatataaaaaatatctaattacaaaatcaaaagtagtatagggacctaattaaaaaatatatatattaacctAATTAAAAACttagtaaaactataaaaaccaaCCGAATAATTAAACCCTTTTTAAATTACTTTAGTTAGATCATTCATATTTTATCCACATATTTTGTTATGAAAAACCTTTATCATTTTTCATCTAAGTGTCTACAAATAAAGAAAAACTAATAATTGTATTTgacaatgatatatatatatatatatatatacaacaaatCAATCCCTCGTATAGAATATTGATATGAATTTATATGAAGAGATAGAGAATTAAGTAGGAATTCAAAGAGAATAGGATAGAAATTCCTATAAGTAGAGCTAAATAGAAAAAGTAGAGTTTTCAATTATATCATGCCTCTCTCACATTATTACATCATATTCTTATTTAGAGTATAATTCTCTAATTGGACTATGAACTATAGGCCCAATactaattcttattattttacccTTCAAAACAATCTTACCCTTAAAGTTgtggaaaaaaatataaatcctaAGAAAAATTGTAAAAgctaattataattaacaaacaaaatgagaaatcccaaaataatattttttatgctactacttaaaaaaatatcatcAGAAATccattgaaaaaaatttagttcaatccaaaaccaacaaaatattattatggCATAAATTTAAAATTGGTCCAAGAGAACTGTAATCTTTAAAGTTGGGCTTAATGTATCATCCATCACCTCCTGATTTTGGACATGGGCTTCAGAAGTTAAGTATTGGTCCAAAGCATGATGAACGTGCAAGGAGGTAACGCTAGGGGGAGCAGAAGCAGGGGTGTTTATTCGCAAGCAAAGGATCCTCGGGTGTGGACTAGAGAGGAGTATCAACACTTAGAAAATGATTCGTTCTCTATGTTCGTGGATAATTTACCAGAAAATATCTCAAGGAGGGAACTATATCACTTATTTCTTAGACGGAAAGAATTAACGACATCTATCTTTGCCGCAAACGGAAGAGTGGTAGGATTTATCTTTTTGCCTTTGTTTGGTACACGACAAAAGGTGGTGCTTTCAAGGCTATTGCAGAAATGAATCTTTGGAGATTAAGGGGTAAGGTAATTACTGTGAGGGAAGCTAAGTTTCGGAGAGTAGCACAGAAGAGGAAAGGACCGAGGCGTCTGGCCATCTTAAGCCACCAGGTAGACGAGCCAAAGAATTCCCATCATAGGCATGGTGCTGCTAGGAACAGCCAGTGCGAGTCCCTCAGGAAACCATAAAGAGGGGCGGAGATATCAAAAGGATTGAGGTGCCCATTGTCATCGCAAATATGGATTGGCTGGGGAAGAGTTTAGTGGGAAGAACTTTAAAACCTTTGGATATGCGATCGGTGAAGACGATGGTGTGTAAACATATGCCTCACATTGTGGACGTTAGGAAGATTGGGTCGACTAAAGTGCTGTTAACCTTTGATAATGTGGAGCATGCTGATGAAGCATTTATGTTCAAGATGGATACTCTGCTACATGTCTTCAATAGGATCGGGCGCTGGGAGGAGTCAGAACGGTGTGATACTCGACGGGTGTGGTTGGAGTGTTACGGAATCCCTCTACATGCATGGTTGCCGGAAACGTTTAAGAATATAGGAGGCCAGTGGGGAGATGTGCTTCAGTGTGATGTCACGGTAGGTAAAGGAGACACATTTACAGCTGGAAGGCTTCTAGTTGAGACAGGTGTGTTTGATGAAATTCGAGAGTGGATGCAAATTGTGGTTAGGAAGAGTGTGTTTGGGGTGTTTGTGAAGGAGGTGGGCGCCCAGGGGTGTGAGTCGGCCAGTGAGGAGGGGAGTCTTAGAGTCTGTGCTGGGAATATAGCTGACGAAGCTTCTGAAAATGTCCAGCCAATGGTGGCGGAGCAATGGGATCCAGCGGCAGAACTGATTGACGGGAGTGTGACGGTGGCTGTACATGAGGAGGACAGAATAGTAATTAAAGAGGTGATCTTGAATGATGTTAacgttgatttttttaattttaaaaaggagaCTTTTGTACCAAATTCGGTTAGTGGTACCAAGGATGATGGGGTTGCGGTTTCTAAGGGATTTGAGGGGAGTACTGAGGGAGAGTCGGCGAGAACGGTCACGCAGGTTTGTGGCACTGGTAGAGGTGGGGTTTCTATAGCGTGTGCTAGACTGCATGGTAGCTATGATAGGGAGCATCGGGTGGGTTACCAGGTTGGGAGGTGTGAGGAGCACGGGTTGGGCTTGCTTGCATTGGGCCCAATAGCATATCAGAGGGTTTTTGGGTTGCAGGAAGATTGTGGTGGGCACCTGGGGTTTGGGAAAGCAGTTGGGATAGAAAGTGGGGTAGAGGCTGGGCTGGGCTAGAATTGGAGGATGGAAGCAACGAATGTTGGATCTCCTTCACTTCGAGGCACGAACGGGTTGGGTACTTCACAAAAATTCACGCTGTCTCGTGATAGTGCAGTGGTGACCTTGTATTGGTTGCGAGACGGGTCAGGGTATCCGGGGGAAGAGGAGACTGAGCCAGGTGTGATCTACCCAGTGCTTAGAGACCTCAGGCGAGGGAGACTCAGGACTTGGAGGCAGATCTGGCGGGTGGTGAACCGCATGCGGTGGAGGCTAGTGAGTGCGATAGTAGGAGAGTATCACAGATGGGGATGACAGCCGGAGAGGTAGTACGCTGGCAGGAGCAAGAGGCCCAGGGGGATAGTGCAGACATGGTCAACTATGAGTGTTCCACAGGGAGCCTGAGACGTCGAACTGGGAAGGGGAGGATATCGGAAGCGAACGGTGCAGAAGTGGGAGGCACTCAGGCGGTGGCTGCCAGTGAGGATCCAGGGAGGGTAGGAACTAGGACTGAAACGGAAACAGGGGGTCAGGTGGAGGGAGACGTGTACAAGGTGACAAAGGAAGAGCAAATACAAGAAAATCAAGCAACCTGGGCACTAGCGGTGGAATCGGGAGTGGTGTTATACGATGAAGACGTGGATATTATGGGGATTTTGCAAGCACAAAATGAGGAAATAGCTGCGAAAAGAAGACTggcaaagcaaaaagaaaaggcgAGAAGGAGTCGGCCAAAGAATAAAAATCAGGTGAGTAAGAATTTATTTAAATGATTGTGAGTTGTTGGAACATTAGGGGGTTGAGGAGGGATGGAAAATTGAGCATGGTGAAATCTTTGAAGAAAAAATATAACCTGAACATGTTAGGACTGCTTGAAACAAAAAGAGAAGTGCTTACTAAATTTGATGTTGCAAGGCTTTGGGGAATTAGTACTGCTGGTTGGGAATTTGTGGAGTCTGTAGGGGCGACTGGGGGTCTGTTGCTGATTTGGGATGAGGGAGTGTTTAAAGTACACAATAGCTATAAAGGTGAGCAGTGGTTGTGTGTTGAAAGAGTGTTAACAAGCACCAACTTCCTCTGTGCTTTTTGTTTGGTGTACGGTGCGTATGGGAGGGAGGCGAAGAAGGAGGTGTGGGAAGAACTGAGTTATGTGGTGGGTCTGTGTCAGGTCCCGTTTTGCTTTTTGGGGGACTTTAATGAAATTTTACATGTTGAGGATCGCAAAGGGGTGACTAGCTTGCCAATATCATCGGAAGAGTTTAAGAGCTGGGTGCATGACATGCAGTTGTTGGATTTGCCTCTTACTGATAGAAAGTATACATGGTTTAGCGGGCGATCATGTAGTCAAATTGATAGGATTCTGGTCAATATTAAGTGGACTGAGAAGTTTTCGGATATTCGACTGAAAGGTGGCCCAAGGGGGTTGTCGGATCACTGTCCACTGATATTGGATGGCACAAGATTAGAAGGGGACCCAAGACCATTCAGAAGTCTGGATTCCTGGTTTACGCATGAGGGTTTTCTGTGAATGGTGAAGAATGAATGGAGAAGTTTGGGAGAAGCGCAGTTCACATGTAAACTAAGGGCTTTAACAGTACCACTACGGCAATAGCACAAGGATAACTTCAGGGGCATGGAGAAAAGAATCTTGCAGTTTGAGGAGGAGATCACACGGTTGGACAAGTTGGTTAGTGATGGGATATATGATGGTATAACAGAGGCTAGAAGGAGGGCGCTGGTGCACTTTTGTGAAAAATGGTACATCAGGCAGGAAATCCACTGGAAATAGATATCTCGATCCAAGCATGCTACTGACATGGATAAGAATACCAGATACTTTCATAACATTGCCTCGGCGAGAAGACGGAATAACAGGATAGATGCCCTGATGATACATGGAAGACTTGTACATAATCAAGTGAGAATAAAAGGTGCAATTAGAGAGTTTTACAAGGAGTTATATCGACAGGATTATGTTCCGAGGATTGGAGTCAGGGATGGTTTGGTGAAGAATATCCAAAGAGATGAGGCTGACGCACTGGAAGTGATGCCGTCAGCAGAGGAAATCAGGGAAGCAGTATGGGACAGTGAATCTTCCAAGGCCCCAGGAAGTGATGGATACAACATGAACTTCATTAAGAAATGTTAGGAGGATATTGGACCGGAATTCAACAGTGATGGGGTTCTTTCAAAGTGCTAAGTTGCCAACGGATGTAAATGTAACGTGGGTGACATTAGCCTCAAAGTTTGAAGGTGCAAAGGAGGTGAAAGATTTTCGGATGATTAGTATGGTGGGGTGTGTGTATAAGGTAATTTCGAAGGTGTTGGTGAGAAGGATGCGAGCTGTCATGCCGGGGTTGGTCGAAAAGACTCAGCAGTGTTTGTAAAGGGTAGGAAAATTCATGATGGCGCACTCATAGCCTGTGAAACGGTGCATTGGCTGAAGACTCGGAAGAAGACAGCGGCTATCATCAAACTGGATTTTCAAAAAGCTTATGACAAAGTAAGATGGAGTTTTGTGGATGTTGTGCTTCAGAAAATGGGTTTTAGCCAAAGGAGGAGGATTTGGGTGAAGGAGTGTTACTACGGCTACTATGGCAGTCCTGGTGAATGGGTCACCATCCAAGCCATTCAAGATGGAGAGGGGACTTAGACAAGGGGACCCACTTTCTCCACTGCTTTTTGTGCTAGTTGTCGATGTTTTGCATAGGATGTTGGGGAAAGCTGTGAGAAATGGGCGCATTGCTCCACTGCTGGTAGGGGATATCATATTGAACTGTCACATTTACAATTTGCGGATGACACCATTTTATTCTGCCCCCAGAGACTGAAACAATTGTCAATTATAAGAGGTTGTTGCGGTGTTTCGAGTTGATGTCTGGGCTGAGCAGGGATGCCAGCAAGCCACTTTACCAGTTAGATATTTGGGGATTTCTCTAGGAGCAAATCCGCGCCTCATAAAGACTTGGAAACCAATCATAGATAAGGTGGAATAGAAGCTTAGCTTATGGAAAGCGAAGGTTTTGAATAAATCAAGCAAGCTTGTCCTTATCAAATCAGTCTTGAATAGCCTCCTCATATACTACCTAAGCATGTACAAGATGCCGAAGGCGGTGGCGGACAAGCTGATTGCATTACAAAGGAACTTTATGTGGTGCAAGGAGGACGGTAACTATGGTATACCTTTGGTCAAGTGGGAGTTAGTCCAGGCTCCAAAGAAGGCGGGGGGCCTGGGGGTTGGTGATGCAGTGTTACGGAATACAACGCtcctgtttaagtggtggtggcggttttcACAGGAGGACTACCCGCTGTGGAAGAAGATTGTTTGTTCATGCAACAAGTTGAATTCGAATGTAATGCTAACAACTCAGCCTTTACCAGTAACAGGAGGGCCTTTGAAAGACATATGTCAGCTGAATATCAAAGAACCACGGATTCGAGATAAAGTGGTTAATGGACTGGCGATGGAAGTAGGCAACGGTAGGAAAACCCGGTTTTGGGAAGATAACTGGATTCAGGGGATTGCGCTAAAAGTGAGTTTtccaagactcttctctgtttcaaGTCAACAAGGATTTCTCATTGGGGATTGCGGGTTTTGGGATGGGCTTGAGTGGATATGGAATTTTCAATGGAGGAGGGTGTTGTTCCAATGGGAGCTGGAGCTCTTCCATCAGCTTCATGCGAGGTTAAGGTAAGTGCAGTTGGCATCTAGGTGCGAGGACAATGTGATGTGGGAGTTTGACAATAAAGGTGTTTTCTCTACGAAATCCTTTATGCAGGTCATACAAGCGGAGACGTTGTCGGACGAGATCACGAGCTATAGCTTCACGAGTTCACTTTGGAAAGGTCCCGTACCTCCGAGAATTGAGTTGTTTGGGTGGTTTGTGCTAGTTGGCAGAGTTAACTCCAAGGAGAGGTTGACTAAACTAGGAGTTAACATTCAGAGTGATAGTATTTCTGTACTGTGTACCAAGGAAATAGAATCTGCTGAGCATTTATTTCTTCGGTGTGAGGtaacatggcaggtgtggtgcaaCTGGTTGCGGTCATTTCGTACAGAGTGGGTAATTCCTGGAACCGTGAAAGCACTGTTTGAGAGTTGGAGTGACATGCCCAGTAGACAACAAGGACAGAAGATGTGGATGACAGCGTTCTTTGCAGTAATTTGGAACATCTAGTTGAAACGTAATGCACGGAtctttaataataaaagagagaGCATTGAGGTAATTCAAACAAAGACGGTGTTGAGTTTCACAGAATGGCGGGGATGTGATCTGGTGGGTGGCTGACAGCAGCAAAGGGGATGCCAGgggttgatttattttgattgttacattttatgtttcttttctttgctaTGACTGATCCACTTTATTGTGTTGATCCtcctttatttcaaaaaaaaaaaagtattggtCCAAAGCAACACTTGTCCTAATTTCCTTCTTCTTCCCAGCAGCTCCAGTGGCTTCTTCCTTCTCTGCCTTGGGTTTTGTTGCTACTGGAAGAACCCCCATCGGCGAGCTAGTCACCACCATCCAGCTCCAGTGGCTCCTTCTCTATCTTTCCTCGGTTCTGTTGCACTATCTCTTGCCAAATCCATCGCCACCTGCGGAAATCCGTTGCAGGCTCGTGCTCCGTTGCGATTCCATGGAAATGTTGCCGCCATGAGCGTCAGTGGTCTAGCCACTATCGGAGAAGAACGACAGAGCCAACTTCAGCcagaactcaaggttctccttctcgCAGTGCGACAACGCTGTTGCGAAGCACCCCTTCCTCCTCTGTCGTTTCAAGATCTATGTCCTCCACTTTCCCCTTCACGATGGTGCTGTCCTCGACGCCGCTAGTGGCAGTGCTTCGCCTGTTGCCGCTACTCTGAGTGGTTTCGTTATCGTAGATGACGCTGTCTTCCTCGACCAATTTTGTTCCCCTCCACGTACAATCACCGGCATCCAGAGGTTGCATTCCGGCATACAAGTAAGTTGGTTCCTGAAGCAGAAACTCCGATTGCAGATTTGAAATTCTAGTTACGTCCATCCCTAATTCTACACCTTCAAAATCTGAAGTGTGGCTGAAATGCAATATAATGCTAGGAATGTGGAATAGGAATGCTCTTCTTCTATTATAGGAAATTGTGTTTTCAATTCGGTTTAACTTGTTACTAGAAGAATATATCTCTGATACATTTTTGTTTGGATGTAAATTTGAAATTCTGGATCTCTGATATGTAAATTCTTGCTGAAATTGTGGTACTACTTGTAATTTTATAATTGCTGttgattcttctttttcttttacttattttgtGTGAACTCGATTCAGGTTGAATTCTAGAATATTGGTTGTTGCATTTCCCAATGCTGCATCCTCAGAATCTGATTCTGAATTCTGAAATTACAGAATTATAAGTgttgaattttctacttctgaatatgttgaattattgttgattggttgaaAATTTGATTCTGATTTGGCTTGAATCTGGAATATTAGTTGCTACTGGATTTGTTGATTATCGTTCAAGGTTGGATAAATTCTGGCACAAgttgttttaattttttcatgTATCTTATTTCATTTTTGATTATTTGAATTCAAGTATTATAAACTAGTTTGAATCAGATCCCAAATCGAGATCAGTAAATCATCATGGGAAATTTGCATGGTGTTCAATGAAAGCACCATTTAATACGAATTTGTATGACGAGATAGAGAATTAGGTAGACATTTAGAGAGAATAGGATAAAAATTCTTAGGAAtaggagaaaagagagaaagtagAGTTTTCAATTACATCATACCTCTCTCACATTATTACATCATATTCTTATTCATAGTATAATTCTCTAATAGATTATGAACTATAAATCCAATACTAATTCTATCAaacatatattagaatataaataaaacatatattaaaaatatgtaaactAACATATATgttaatacataaatatataacaacTGATTTAATGACTGATATTTAACATAGAggtattattttgtttaataatttttatgaaaaaaataatcaattttttttatttttatcttatatttaaactaatattgactaattatccATTTTCTACCTTGGGACATTAGCATggctaaattttttatatatgaaaGATAatattataagattttaaaaattaaaaatataaaatcaaaatttcaaaagataaaaataaaatatatatatatatatatatatatataaataataaaaattagaagaggcaatttctatttttttttaaataaaaaacatatataaaagtaaattacagaaaataaTTTGTAAGAATAAGACGATGTGATTCACCAAATTGCACCATTCTCATACAATTTACTTGCCATATCACAATATACAAATTAATTcgcatattttttaaataaataaaataaaaatttatttaccgaaataaataatttatagcattttttatcaaaatacatcatatctcttatctcgtttacagtgtaaataaaaatattacacgtatttcgtttacactgtaaacgaggtacgtgtaatatttttttatttatactgtaaacgagataagactagAAGAGGCTT
Encoded here:
- the LOC140179295 gene encoding uncharacterized protein, with translation MDKNTRYFHNIASARRRNNRIDALMIHGRLVHNQVRIKGAIREFYKELYRQDYVPRIGVRDGLVKNIQRDEADALEVMPSAEEIREAVWDSESSKAPGSDGYNMNFIKKCNFEGVGEKDASCHAGVGRKDSAVFVKGRKIHDGALIACETVHWLKTRKKTAAIIKLDFQKAYDKVRWSFVDVVLQKMGFSQRRRIWVKECYYGYYGSPGEWVTIQAIQDGEGT